In Schaalia sp. JY-X169, the following are encoded in one genomic region:
- a CDS encoding glycerophosphoryl diester phosphodiesterase membrane domain-containing protein, producing the protein MPAGQEAAASEDGPTTMGPLALLKTSWNAVMAVKGRLFLLIILSNLVLTALAFPLAHWVFREALRADGMYAIDMDDFAIAPGFPITVLLLAIALLIVLLALVVEFAAILLLLHDPALTWKQLGREVLRVGRKVLHPSSIWLALYLLVLVPLSGFGFTSAALNGVAVPNFITEELDKQTFTRVALVVLYVILGYVNIRLTATLPIFVLSKDGQTRALSTSWRITRGLRPWTLVVAVVVLIAGLSAVSVAGFYLLLSPTFLADNVAPAASPVVAGLSFGAAQVLSLLLTGFAVALLAGILTAYSAAHTSKVTPFSQTPALKKSRRIGVANTTIAVSAMAVLGVLAIPTMYAISDHPETIVIAHRGFTQGGVENTIEALEAANAAGAEIVEFDTMQTKDGRFVVMHDTDLGRLTGKSVKVKDLTLDELTAMTVHDNAGNSGQIPSLVEYVTRANELDQPLLIELKLSGAETETHVQDLLDTLDEGDLLGGHLFHTLDKASADELKSLLPNTTIGYIMPFAGLGIPQTHADFLVLEESSAGAQMQRDTTDAGMGYVVWTVNTKDGLNVRMIDGVDAVITDRPDWALTIREHLQEDSGLAGRLSHIMSSLFTI; encoded by the coding sequence ATGCCAGCAGGCCAAGAAGCTGCCGCAAGCGAAGATGGCCCCACAACCATGGGACCACTCGCTCTACTGAAGACCTCCTGGAATGCCGTCATGGCCGTCAAGGGTCGACTTTTCCTCCTCATCATCCTCAGCAACCTAGTTCTCACGGCGTTGGCATTTCCCCTTGCCCACTGGGTTTTCCGTGAAGCACTGCGCGCGGACGGCATGTATGCCATTGATATGGATGACTTTGCGATTGCGCCGGGGTTCCCCATCACCGTACTGCTGCTCGCGATTGCCCTGCTCATAGTGTTACTCGCGTTGGTCGTTGAGTTTGCCGCGATCCTCCTGCTCCTGCACGACCCCGCGCTGACATGGAAGCAACTGGGTCGTGAGGTACTCAGGGTTGGTAGGAAGGTTCTCCACCCCTCGTCCATTTGGCTCGCCCTCTACCTCCTTGTCCTAGTTCCCCTCTCCGGCTTCGGATTCACTTCGGCGGCTCTGAACGGAGTCGCCGTCCCAAACTTCATCACCGAGGAGCTCGACAAGCAGACCTTCACCCGGGTCGCCCTCGTCGTTCTTTACGTGATTCTGGGTTACGTCAACATCCGCCTGACAGCAACGCTTCCGATCTTTGTACTTTCCAAAGATGGTCAGACGAGGGCGCTTTCAACCAGTTGGCGCATCACCCGTGGTTTGCGCCCATGGACGCTGGTCGTTGCCGTCGTCGTCTTGATCGCCGGATTGTCCGCGGTTTCAGTTGCTGGTTTCTACCTTCTTCTTTCTCCCACGTTCCTCGCGGACAACGTGGCTCCCGCAGCCTCACCCGTGGTCGCAGGACTCTCTTTCGGGGCCGCGCAGGTCCTCTCTCTTCTCTTGACCGGCTTTGCCGTAGCGCTCCTCGCGGGTATTCTCACCGCCTACAGTGCCGCCCACACGAGCAAAGTCACCCCCTTCTCCCAGACCCCCGCTTTGAAGAAGAGCAGGCGAATCGGCGTGGCCAACACCACGATTGCCGTTTCTGCCATGGCAGTCCTTGGCGTCCTCGCCATTCCCACAATGTACGCAATCTCAGACCATCCCGAGACAATCGTCATTGCTCACCGCGGCTTCACGCAGGGCGGGGTTGAGAACACGATTGAGGCGCTCGAGGCCGCAAATGCCGCGGGAGCTGAGATTGTCGAGTTCGACACCATGCAAACCAAAGATGGCAGGTTTGTTGTCATGCACGACACCGACCTCGGACGCCTCACCGGGAAGTCCGTGAAGGTGAAGGACCTTACCCTGGACGAACTGACCGCGATGACTGTGCACGACAATGCAGGCAACAGTGGGCAGATCCCCTCCCTGGTCGAGTACGTCACGCGCGCGAATGAACTGGATCAGCCGCTACTCATCGAACTTAAGCTTTCGGGGGCAGAGACTGAAACACACGTTCAGGATCTGTTGGACACGTTGGACGAGGGCGATCTACTTGGGGGCCACCTTTTCCATACGTTGGACAAGGCATCTGCAGATGAGCTGAAGAGCCTTCTCCCCAACACGACCATTGGCTACATCATGCCGTTTGCAGGACTGGGGATTCCACAGACTCACGCTGACTTCCTCGTCCTCGAAGAATCCTCTGCTGGTGCGCAGATGCAACGGGACACGACTGATGCGGGCATGGGCTATGTCGTGTGGACCGTCAACACGAAGGATGGACTGAACGTGAGGATGATTGACGGCGTGGACGCAGTCATCACTGATCGGCCAGACTGGGCGCTGACAATCCGCGAGCACCTTCAAGAGGACAGCGGGCTAGCCGGCAGACTCTCCCACATTATGTCGTCGCTGTTCACCATCTAG
- a CDS encoding methionine/alanine import family NSS transporter small subunit, protein MTTTAILFLVFALLIIWGGLVASIIFLVRNPEVSHFPPGGEAGDDPGDD, encoded by the coding sequence GTGACGACGACAGCAATCCTCTTCTTAGTGTTCGCGCTGCTCATCATCTGGGGCGGGCTTGTTGCCAGCATCATCTTCCTTGTGCGCAACCCTGAGGTTTCCCACTTCCCACCCGGTGGGGAAGCGGGAGATGACCCGGGGGACGACTAA
- a CDS encoding phage holin family protein: protein MKGMGIKLAIFFGSSAIGLLVASLSLRGFTMTFWGFLVAVVVFSVAQSIVAPLVAKLIEKYAASAISLVGIISAFLALLVATLFTGGLRISGVGTWVLATLLVWIIPAIATMLLPKVFSSAD, encoded by the coding sequence ATGAAGGGCATGGGCATCAAACTCGCAATATTCTTTGGCTCGTCCGCGATCGGGTTGCTGGTGGCATCCCTGTCACTGCGTGGGTTCACGATGACCTTCTGGGGATTCCTAGTTGCAGTGGTCGTTTTCTCGGTGGCCCAGTCGATCGTGGCGCCACTTGTCGCCAAGCTCATCGAAAAGTACGCGGCGTCTGCCATCAGCCTCGTTGGGATCATCTCAGCGTTCCTGGCCCTTTTGGTGGCCACGCTGTTCACGGGTGGTCTGCGGATCTCAGGTGTTGGCACATGGGTGCTCGCCACGCTCCTGGTGTGGATCATTCCCGCGATTGCAACGATGCTTCTTCCGAAGGTTTTCTCTTCGGCCGACTAG
- the nhaA gene encoding Na+/H+ antiporter NhaA — protein sequence MTNQPVTHSPFSRVTNWVRKETSGGILLIIAAGIALIWANTPWRDSYHALSQTVVGPASLHLDLTLATWAADGVLAIFFFVVGVELKRELVVGSLSSPREAAVPMIAAVGGMTLPAVIFVSIVALSGDTSSLVGWAIPTATDIAFAVGVLAVFGRGLPRALRTFLLTLAVVDDLLAIVIIAIFYTEQLNFAALAVSLLFIAAFAAVVRARKVHVLPLILLAICAWFFMHESGVHATVAGVAMGLTVPARPIHLENSDRSARFSYALDPLSSGIVLPIFAFFAAGVTIVGFGTEIFTQPVFFAAATALVVGKFFGILLTTTATVKLTPLRLPDAIGLRDLIPIGFLTGMGFTVSLLITELSFGGTDHMAPTKVGVLVGTLIAAILGAVALRRAAKKPRTSDMNLDGILDKDTRPI from the coding sequence ATGACAAACCAACCTGTTACCCATTCCCCCTTTTCGCGCGTTACCAACTGGGTCCGTAAAGAGACCTCGGGTGGAATCCTGCTGATCATTGCTGCAGGCATCGCACTAATCTGGGCGAACACGCCGTGGCGCGACAGCTACCACGCACTCTCGCAAACGGTAGTCGGCCCGGCCTCGCTTCACCTTGACCTCACTCTGGCGACCTGGGCGGCTGACGGGGTTCTTGCCATCTTCTTCTTTGTGGTCGGGGTAGAACTCAAGCGGGAGTTGGTGGTCGGGAGCCTCTCCTCCCCCCGCGAAGCAGCTGTCCCCATGATTGCTGCTGTTGGCGGCATGACACTGCCCGCAGTCATCTTCGTCTCGATCGTCGCCCTCTCGGGGGATACGTCGTCTCTGGTTGGCTGGGCCATCCCCACGGCCACCGATATCGCCTTCGCAGTTGGGGTCTTGGCCGTGTTTGGAAGGGGTCTTCCCCGCGCATTGCGGACCTTCCTCCTGACCCTTGCAGTCGTTGACGACCTGCTGGCGATTGTCATCATTGCCATTTTCTACACCGAACAATTGAACTTTGCCGCCCTCGCCGTGTCCCTTCTTTTCATCGCAGCCTTCGCGGCTGTGGTGAGGGCCCGCAAGGTCCATGTCCTTCCCCTCATCCTGCTAGCGATTTGCGCCTGGTTCTTCATGCATGAATCTGGCGTGCACGCCACTGTCGCCGGCGTTGCCATGGGTCTCACCGTCCCAGCACGCCCCATTCACCTTGAGAACTCAGACAGAAGCGCCCGTTTTTCGTACGCCCTCGATCCGCTCTCTTCCGGGATTGTGCTACCGATTTTCGCCTTCTTCGCCGCGGGCGTGACCATTGTTGGCTTCGGCACGGAGATCTTCACACAACCGGTGTTCTTTGCGGCAGCCACCGCCCTCGTCGTCGGGAAGTTCTTCGGCATCCTCCTCACAACCACTGCAACGGTCAAACTCACCCCGCTGCGCCTGCCCGACGCCATTGGTTTGCGGGACCTCATCCCGATTGGCTTCCTGACTGGAATGGGTTTCACCGTCTCCCTGCTCATCACCGAACTCTCCTTCGGAGGCACCGACCACATGGCCCCCACTAAAGTCGGCGTGCTGGTGGGCACCCTGATCGCAGCGATCCTTGGTGCGGTCGCCCTGCGTCGCGCAGCCAAGAAGCCGAGGACGTCTGACATGAACCTAGACGGGATTCTTGATAAAGACACTCGGCCCATCTAA
- a CDS encoding sensor histidine kinase — protein MSGVIIAGGSLANLVMFAASQPGSVPLLVRYHPVVLALLFITPIVGGAAALLGISDTRRQATVAVLDRLWTTSVVATLVCYLWLLVFPASSSDTSTGYALVALLTSYWMCATALSSVALPMWGRLVFMAVVTLLLLTLPVRYGLVYDSSEVVTVLYTMCFNLPLLLGISWVYAQADELDDTSADFREAQLALADEEAENTALRRSNEFIHDHVLSVLTAISQHHQNSPVLQKAARDATLVIHSSESSGPRTIDDIVYSLSEKFPQVQVQVDGDTPAFHFGAAGDALVGAAIEAIRNARRHGRQDGGEPEISVQISTQGPTVILTVQDNGKGFSQAQVAEAGRFGVDQGIRARMEEVGGSASIISAPGRGTRVTLTWSGPLTPVTEQTLLEASSNRWLSGIRHSLDTPFAPVLVAVLFIAYAAIITLNIPGFTSLAPSLVALILYAVSSAGLLFRRWPQGRITTWAALLMVAIAGGANYLALLSVPGTPDAARLTWSLGLTTLIACGLLVRGRPAFAWALLGVLFATTSLWALRVSLPMQTAFALVAGQVVTLLFWNLIVGRSAATVRDLTLMDQAWVHMHADQVISAGVRRKMDEVLAQMRVVALPILEPVASGLPLTPQQSLAARLLEAELRDGIRAASFTGTPIAAAARSARERGIEVVLLDEGIATSPPSAIPQSFEKKAVQVLEASARGRVVVRLLPPGSPTVGTIHSEGVLTTVPHAVEA, from the coding sequence ATGTCGGGAGTGATTATCGCTGGCGGATCGCTGGCGAACCTCGTCATGTTTGCAGCATCTCAACCTGGATCGGTGCCGTTGCTGGTTCGCTATCATCCCGTGGTCTTAGCACTGCTCTTCATCACTCCGATTGTCGGTGGCGCTGCAGCACTTCTTGGAATATCGGACACGCGAAGGCAAGCAACCGTAGCGGTGCTGGACCGACTGTGGACCACGTCCGTTGTCGCCACGCTTGTCTGCTACCTGTGGCTACTGGTCTTCCCCGCTTCTAGTAGTGACACGAGCACTGGTTATGCACTTGTCGCACTCCTCACGTCCTACTGGATGTGCGCTACCGCCCTGTCAAGTGTGGCTTTGCCAATGTGGGGGCGCCTAGTCTTCATGGCGGTAGTCACCCTGTTGCTTTTGACGCTTCCCGTGCGTTACGGGCTTGTGTATGACTCCTCCGAAGTCGTGACTGTTCTCTACACAATGTGCTTCAACTTGCCGCTACTACTGGGGATCTCTTGGGTCTATGCGCAAGCCGATGAACTAGACGACACCAGTGCCGACTTCCGTGAGGCTCAACTTGCACTTGCCGATGAAGAAGCAGAGAACACGGCCCTTCGTCGTAGCAACGAGTTCATCCATGACCACGTCCTCTCCGTCCTCACCGCCATTTCTCAACACCACCAAAACTCCCCCGTGTTGCAGAAAGCCGCGCGGGACGCGACGTTGGTAATCCACAGCTCAGAATCATCCGGTCCGAGGACGATAGACGACATTGTCTACTCCCTGTCCGAGAAGTTCCCCCAAGTACAGGTTCAAGTCGATGGCGACACCCCAGCCTTTCACTTCGGTGCTGCTGGAGATGCGCTGGTGGGCGCGGCGATCGAAGCGATCCGTAATGCTCGCCGACATGGTCGACAAGACGGCGGCGAACCCGAGATCTCTGTGCAGATCTCCACGCAGGGACCAACTGTGATTTTGACTGTTCAGGACAATGGCAAGGGATTTTCACAAGCGCAGGTGGCGGAGGCTGGCCGCTTTGGAGTCGACCAGGGGATCCGGGCCCGAATGGAAGAAGTGGGTGGGAGCGCCAGCATCATTTCGGCCCCCGGCAGAGGCACAAGAGTGACGCTGACATGGTCTGGGCCACTCACGCCCGTCACTGAGCAGACCCTGTTAGAGGCGTCAAGCAATCGGTGGCTGTCAGGAATTAGACACTCCCTGGACACACCGTTTGCGCCCGTCTTGGTGGCGGTCCTCTTCATCGCGTACGCCGCAATCATCACGTTGAACATTCCGGGCTTCACCTCCCTGGCCCCCTCACTGGTCGCGCTGATTCTGTATGCGGTGTCCTCCGCAGGTCTGTTGTTCAGGCGGTGGCCTCAGGGAAGGATTACGACTTGGGCTGCACTGCTGATGGTTGCAATTGCTGGGGGTGCTAACTACCTGGCTCTCCTGTCGGTTCCCGGCACTCCAGACGCGGCCCGATTGACCTGGAGCCTTGGGCTAACAACACTGATTGCCTGCGGGCTGCTTGTTCGTGGACGCCCGGCATTTGCATGGGCCCTTCTTGGCGTGCTCTTCGCTACGACTTCACTATGGGCACTCAGGGTCAGTCTTCCTATGCAAACTGCGTTTGCCCTGGTGGCCGGGCAGGTGGTCACACTCCTGTTCTGGAACCTGATCGTTGGGAGATCAGCTGCGACGGTGCGTGACCTGACACTTATGGACCAGGCGTGGGTACATATGCACGCGGACCAGGTGATATCTGCTGGAGTTCGACGGAAGATGGACGAGGTGCTTGCCCAGATGCGCGTGGTCGCCCTCCCGATTCTGGAGCCGGTTGCGAGCGGGCTTCCACTAACGCCACAGCAGAGTCTTGCGGCTCGGTTGCTTGAGGCCGAACTCCGCGACGGGATTCGGGCCGCGTCCTTCACGGGAACGCCCATAGCTGCGGCCGCGCGAAGTGCCCGCGAGCGTGGAATTGAGGTTGTCCTCCTCGATGAAGGTATTGCGACGTCGCCGCCTTCGGCGATACCGCAATCATTTGAGAAGAAGGCGGTTCAGGTACTCGAAGCTTCCGCTCGAGGACGAGTGGTTGTGAGACTCCTCCCCCCTGGGAGCCCCACTGTGGGGACCATCCACAGCGAGGGCGTTCTCACCACGGTGCCTCACGCTGTGGAGGCGTGA
- a CDS encoding DNA polymerase III subunit gamma and tau, which produces MSTALYRRYRPDTFQDVIGQSHVTDALQTALDSGRVTHAYLFSGPRGCGKTTSARILARSLNCAQGPTSSPCGVCDSCVELASGGPGSLDVVEIDAASNNKVEDARTLRDRVAFAPTRDRYRIFILDEAHMVTPQGFNALLKVVEEPPEHVKFIFATTEPDKVINTIRSRTYHYPFRLVAPSVLGPFLRDLAAKEGVQVDEGVYPLIIRSGGGSVRDSLSVLDQLIAGSDGVVTVEKAVELLGYTDASILERAVDALGDGDGAAAFRIVEEIIATGQEPRRFVEDLLQRLRDLMVCALAGERASDILVETPADQLVVMHTQASKWGSRLLSRSADIVESALREMSGATAPRLQLELLLARLLVKGQAPAVQPSMQDAPAPVQLAPARQVPARSIPAQSASAQSTSAQSAPAPQGPAPVQSTPARSAPAPQTGPPPARSVPADRPGASPALPQSDGDTQFPDAAFVRLHWVEIIEKMGQMGSVFPSLLRNFRGVEADGFTSHIFLLDPTTVNQFDRMGGSEKLALILSNMLEATVSVQAHWIEDLDNVIAGFGRGDESAEAEREPRADVDDSQTDTDSAQTLEPTPEPEPTPDAGPVPEPNSTPSYKGRPAVDMVLGILGGSVIDEKIVAIPSDAQSPGDFDGPEPVEPPEEELSAFDLDGEE; this is translated from the coding sequence GTGAGCACAGCACTGTACCGCCGTTATAGGCCAGACACATTCCAGGACGTCATCGGTCAAAGTCACGTGACCGATGCGTTGCAGACCGCCCTCGACAGTGGACGCGTCACGCACGCATACCTCTTTTCAGGTCCGCGTGGTTGTGGCAAGACCACGTCGGCGCGAATACTTGCGCGCAGTTTGAACTGTGCCCAAGGGCCGACTTCGAGTCCGTGTGGAGTCTGCGATTCATGTGTGGAGTTGGCATCAGGGGGCCCGGGTTCCCTGGACGTAGTGGAAATTGATGCGGCGTCCAACAATAAGGTCGAGGACGCAAGGACTCTTCGTGACCGGGTTGCGTTCGCCCCAACGCGTGATCGCTACCGCATTTTCATCCTTGACGAAGCCCACATGGTGACACCACAGGGGTTCAATGCCCTTCTGAAGGTGGTTGAGGAACCACCCGAACACGTCAAGTTCATTTTCGCGACAACTGAGCCGGACAAGGTCATCAACACAATCCGGTCACGCACGTACCACTACCCGTTCCGCCTGGTCGCACCATCCGTACTTGGTCCGTTCCTGCGCGATCTGGCAGCGAAGGAGGGCGTTCAGGTTGACGAGGGCGTGTATCCGCTCATCATTCGTAGCGGCGGCGGATCTGTGCGGGACTCACTGTCTGTGCTCGACCAGCTCATCGCGGGGTCTGACGGTGTCGTGACCGTTGAGAAGGCTGTTGAACTGCTCGGGTACACCGACGCATCCATACTGGAGAGGGCGGTCGACGCACTGGGTGATGGTGATGGTGCCGCCGCGTTCAGGATCGTTGAAGAGATCATCGCGACAGGCCAGGAGCCCCGACGTTTTGTTGAGGATCTGCTGCAGCGCTTACGTGACCTGATGGTATGCGCTTTGGCTGGGGAAAGGGCATCAGACATCCTGGTGGAAACACCTGCTGACCAGTTGGTTGTCATGCATACACAGGCCTCAAAGTGGGGTAGCCGCCTGCTGTCGCGGAGTGCGGACATAGTTGAATCTGCACTCCGGGAGATGTCGGGGGCTACGGCGCCCCGACTGCAATTGGAACTGCTCCTAGCCCGCCTGTTGGTGAAGGGGCAGGCTCCGGCGGTGCAGCCATCCATGCAGGACGCACCGGCACCCGTTCAGTTGGCGCCTGCCCGCCAGGTGCCGGCCCGATCTATACCCGCGCAATCCGCATCTGCCCAATCCACATCTGCCCAATCCGCACCTGCGCCGCAAGGACCCGCGCCAGTTCAGTCGACCCCTGCCCGCTCGGCTCCTGCGCCGCAGACGGGACCGCCACCTGCCCGGTCGGTGCCTGCGGATCGACCCGGTGCGTCACCTGCTCTGCCGCAGTCCGATGGTGACACGCAGTTCCCAGATGCTGCTTTTGTCAGGCTGCACTGGGTAGAGATCATCGAGAAGATGGGCCAGATGGGGTCCGTTTTTCCCTCATTGCTTCGGAACTTCCGCGGGGTGGAAGCCGATGGTTTCACCTCACATATCTTCTTGCTTGATCCGACAACCGTCAACCAGTTTGACCGCATGGGGGGCTCTGAGAAGCTGGCGTTGATCTTGAGCAACATGTTGGAGGCGACCGTGTCGGTGCAGGCACACTGGATTGAAGATCTCGACAACGTCATTGCGGGATTTGGGCGCGGTGACGAAAGTGCAGAGGCTGAACGGGAACCTCGCGCGGACGTGGACGATTCCCAGACGGACACAGATTCCGCCCAGACCCTGGAGCCGACCCCGGAACCGGAGCCGACCCCGGATGCCGGCCCGGTGCCGGAACCCAACTCAACCCCGTCCTACAAGGGACGCCCGGCGGTGGATATGGTCCTCGGTATTCTTGGGGGCTCGGTGATAGACGAGAAGATTGTGGCGATCCCCTCCGATGCCCAGTCACCAGGGGATTTCGATGGCCCCGAGCCAGTGGAACCCCCGGAAGAGGAACTGTCGGCGTTTGACCTGGACGGTGAGGAATGA
- a CDS encoding sodium-dependent transporter has translation MAAVEAQVAPKRGEWTGQVGFILSAIGSAVGLGNIWRFPGVAYESGGGAFLIPYLIALLTAGIPILFLDYAIGHRFKGSPPLALRRVAGFLGESIGWFQVMICVFIAIYYTAVLAWSSSFFVYSFDLRWGADAPGFFTGDYLQVPTDGSLFSMAFVPSVLVPLALMWIITLAVLRAGVAKGVQRVNIVAIPLLVVGFLILVVRALFLPGASEGLNALFTPDLSALGDPSVWVAAYSQIFFSLSVGFGIMMTYSSYRKRRTNLTSPGLIIAFGNSSFEILAGIGVFSTLGFFAHQQGVAVSELEGLTGVTLAFMTFPAIISEMPGGQFFGLLFFGSLTLAGLTSLISILEVIFAGFIDKFGLTRAQAVYRLGIPLALVSVVLFGTATGLFALDTIDNWANNLGIVGAAIAMTITVMWVRRSGPELFTHLSELSTFKVKWGWWVLVSVLSPVVLTYMLLSAIEALIAEPYGGYSTGYLLIFGWGVIAAMVVGAGILTTTKWRTDPMKFEAWPSYSPSYTALSQAHKGHGGAGVSSAANTSEGVQK, from the coding sequence GTGGCAGCAGTAGAAGCGCAAGTTGCACCCAAGCGGGGCGAATGGACCGGACAGGTTGGCTTTATCCTCTCTGCCATCGGCTCGGCAGTTGGACTAGGGAACATCTGGCGCTTCCCTGGAGTCGCGTATGAGAGTGGCGGTGGAGCCTTTCTCATCCCATACCTGATTGCCCTTCTCACCGCCGGGATCCCCATCCTCTTCCTCGACTACGCGATCGGACACCGCTTCAAGGGCTCCCCGCCGCTGGCACTACGCCGAGTTGCGGGCTTCCTCGGGGAGAGCATCGGGTGGTTCCAAGTCATGATCTGCGTCTTCATCGCGATCTACTACACGGCGGTGCTTGCCTGGTCCTCGAGCTTCTTTGTCTACTCATTCGATCTGCGGTGGGGCGCGGATGCACCCGGCTTCTTCACCGGCGATTACCTGCAGGTCCCAACGGACGGCTCACTGTTCTCAATGGCATTCGTGCCCAGCGTCCTCGTCCCACTTGCGCTCATGTGGATCATCACGCTTGCGGTCTTGCGTGCTGGTGTCGCGAAAGGTGTGCAGCGCGTCAACATCGTGGCCATACCTCTTCTGGTAGTTGGCTTCCTGATTCTGGTGGTCCGCGCCCTCTTCCTGCCCGGTGCAAGTGAAGGCCTCAACGCACTCTTCACACCCGACCTGAGCGCCCTCGGCGACCCATCGGTATGGGTTGCCGCCTACTCCCAAATCTTCTTCTCCCTGTCGGTTGGCTTCGGCATAATGATGACGTACTCGTCCTACCGCAAGCGCCGCACCAACCTGACCTCCCCTGGACTGATCATTGCCTTTGGCAACTCCTCTTTCGAGATCCTGGCCGGGATCGGAGTGTTCTCAACGCTGGGGTTCTTCGCTCACCAGCAGGGAGTTGCGGTCAGCGAACTCGAAGGACTCACAGGCGTAACGCTCGCGTTCATGACGTTCCCTGCAATCATCTCCGAGATGCCCGGGGGCCAGTTCTTCGGCCTGCTCTTCTTCGGGTCCTTGACGCTTGCGGGCCTGACATCCCTCATCTCTATCCTTGAAGTGATTTTTGCTGGGTTTATCGACAAGTTCGGTCTCACCAGAGCGCAGGCTGTGTACCGACTTGGGATCCCGTTGGCGCTAGTTTCAGTGGTTCTCTTTGGGACCGCTACCGGCCTCTTCGCCCTCGACACAATCGACAACTGGGCCAACAACCTGGGGATCGTTGGCGCTGCCATAGCCATGACAATCACGGTGATGTGGGTGCGACGTAGTGGCCCAGAACTGTTCACCCACCTCAGTGAACTGTCCACATTCAAAGTGAAATGGGGATGGTGGGTGCTGGTGTCGGTTCTCAGTCCCGTTGTCCTCACCTACATGCTGCTATCTGCTATCGAGGCGCTCATCGCTGAGCCCTACGGCGGGTATTCCACGGGGTATCTGCTGATATTCGGGTGGGGTGTAATCGCCGCGATGGTTGTCGGCGCGGGGATACTGACAACGACCAAGTGGCGTACGGACCCGATGAAGTTTGAGGCTTGGCCGTCGTACTCGCCGTCGTACACCGCCCTTTCCCAGGCGCATAAGGGCCACGGTGGGGCGGGCGTTTCTAGCGCGGCGAATACCAGCGAAGGAGTGCAAAAGTGA
- the recR gene encoding recombination mediator RecR, with amino-acid sequence MSGFEGAIQDLIDQLGALPGIGPKSAQRLAFHLLGAEGSEVQELVSAIEAVKQNVHFCSICGNVTEAEVCSICSDTRRDSTVLCVVEEAKDINAIEKTRAFRGMYHVLGGVIDPLAGVGADSLRIRELFARLGDGTVQEVILATNPTVEGEATSSYIARSVIPMGVSVTRLASGLPVGGDLEYADEVTLGRALEGRLRI; translated from the coding sequence ATGAGTGGCTTCGAAGGAGCGATCCAGGATCTGATAGATCAGTTGGGTGCTCTGCCCGGGATCGGGCCGAAGAGTGCACAGAGATTGGCTTTTCACCTGCTTGGAGCTGAAGGTTCCGAAGTTCAGGAGTTGGTCTCAGCAATCGAAGCTGTGAAGCAGAACGTCCATTTCTGCTCGATCTGCGGCAATGTCACAGAGGCTGAGGTTTGCTCGATCTGCTCTGACACCCGTAGAGACAGTACCGTCCTCTGCGTTGTGGAAGAAGCGAAAGACATCAACGCAATTGAAAAGACGCGGGCCTTCCGCGGCATGTATCACGTGTTGGGGGGCGTTATAGATCCACTTGCGGGGGTTGGAGCTGATTCCTTGCGAATCCGGGAGCTCTTTGCGCGCTTGGGTGACGGGACTGTGCAAGAGGTGATTCTGGCGACGAACCCAACGGTGGAGGGCGAGGCCACGTCCTCGTACATTGCGCGCAGCGTCATACCGATGGGTGTGTCTGTTACGCGCCTGGCATCAGGGCTTCCGGTCGGCGGCGACCTTGAGTATGCCGATGAGGTGACCTTGGGTCGAGCTCTGGAGGGGCGACTGCGCATCTAG
- a CDS encoding tyrosine-protein phosphatase — translation MSEVLGARRSSRGSPRSHRLGIGSVRGFPFFCHGTNSHTDPEIESQPRYFKDAGFNVVKIPILSGSIKSMMANVPTVSDLYQSMIASSPTELAQSIAAIATATQSGAALVHCTAGKDRTGVVIALTQALLGVSDDDIVANYVQTQANLQGAWLAKMEANMKDMMAKVPDSGSIDMAAVAALVRQLARRGRMFPTNP, via the coding sequence CTGAGTGAAGTCCTTGGTGCTCGCCGTTCTTCCCGTGGTTCACCTAGGTCACACCGCCTTGGAATCGGCTCTGTCCGCGGTTTCCCCTTCTTCTGTCATGGGACAAATTCTCACACAGATCCAGAGATCGAGTCGCAACCACGATACTTCAAAGACGCTGGGTTCAATGTTGTGAAGATTCCGATCCTCTCGGGATCCATCAAGTCGATGATGGCGAACGTTCCAACCGTCAGCGACCTCTACCAATCAATGATCGCAAGTTCTCCGACCGAACTAGCGCAGAGCATCGCAGCTATCGCAACCGCAACTCAAAGTGGTGCGGCACTGGTTCACTGCACGGCAGGAAAGGACCGCACGGGTGTGGTCATCGCACTAACGCAGGCCCTGCTGGGGGTATCCGACGACGACATTGTCGCCAACTATGTGCAGACGCAGGCCAACTTGCAGGGCGCGTGGCTCGCAAAGATGGAAGCCAATATGAAAGACATGATGGCGAAGGTTCCAGATTCCGGAAGCATTGACATGGCCGCTGTTGCGGCCCTCGTCCGACAACTGGCGAGACGAGGACGCATGTTTCCAACAAATCCCTAA